Genomic window (Marasmius oreades isolate 03SP1 chromosome 3, whole genome shotgun sequence):
GGGTGGGTGCATGCCGGATTTTGGGCAATATACAAGGGAATACGACCTACCATCCTTGATGCCATTCGGAAAGGTATCGAGGTCCACCAGGAGGTTACCGAAATTGTTGTGACTGGGCATAGCATGGGAGGTGCATTGTctcatcttctgcttctggacGTTTTGTCCAATAACGACATTATTCCTTCTCGCGTCTCTCTCAAATTGGCGGTCTTTGGAGTTCCTCGAGTCGGAGATATCAACCTGGTTAATTACTGGCGGCAGCTATGTCTGGACTATCGCGCTCGTAATGGAGTTGATTCGTTTCAGGAGTACTCGGTCAAGGCTTATAATGATGGTTTGTCCTGGCCTAGCTTGTTAATAGTTGAGCGTAACATGCCATGCAGGTGTGCCTTCCCTTCCCCCGTTAGCGTTAGGATATCGCCACTTCACCCAAGAACCTTTGTATTTTGTGCATGGGCGTCTGTTTCGTGTCCCTCCATCCGAAACTGAATATGCATTGTTTCGGGTGGAGGCCGGTTCGGATGATTTGACCCTTCCAGAACATCCAAGGGGAGGCCATAATTACTACAACGGGCGCGACCAAGAGAAGTTCATCCGTCGCATGAAATGGCTGAACGATGCCTTGGCAAAATCAGACACAGAGTGGCAGAGAAGATACAAGAagcttgttgagaagaactcAAAGTCTCGATGATAGGGCGTTATCCGACTTTCGTTTTATTAATTTACTTATGGTCCGTATAATCTACTATAGTAACAAACACCCTTATTTTGCTACGTATACCAATTGATGCATGTTTTCGTTGTCGACATTGTCTGACTTCCTTTTTCGGTTTGAACATTTTCAGACTGCCTCCTCCACATCTCGCACCCGCCTCAGTTTGGTAGCAACATTTTTCGACATGGATGGACGCGCACCAAGGTATCCAATCCTTATAAATTCAATTTCCACAACTCATCCCCTTCTTAGAATAAAAAACCGGGCCCCAGCCGCCATCCAAGTACGAAACTTGGCTTCGTGTCCTTGACTATTCTTCCTGACATATGTTCCCCTTCAGGTTACCGCTGAGCAACTTCTTCGAGAGGTATGAAATCAACAAAGATTCGTGAAAAGAACCTCCAGAGTAATTTATGAACCACAGGCCCAAGAAAGACAAGAAGGTGCTTTCCGTGCACCCAGACAACGAGTCGAGGATTTCGAAGAACTCCACGAATACAGAGgacgaaaaagaaaggaattcGAGGAGAGAATTAGAAGGACGAGGGGAAGCATGTGCGCACCAACCCATTCTGTCCTTCCTTGGACATTTCACTCAACGGTTTCTTATCGACAGTAAAGAATGGCTTCAATACGCAAATTGGGAGGTGCGATATTTCAGCCCCGAACATTCTCAGACAAAGCTTTTCTAATCAATGCATTGCAAAAAATCTCCCCGGACTAGGCTTCTCAAAATGAATTTGCTCGGTCTCGTTCTGTTTATGAGCGTGCGTTGGACGTTGACCCACGCAGTATTCAATTATGGTTGAGTTACTGTGAGATGGAGCTCAAGTCCCGGAACGTCCAACACGCGAGGAATCTTTTCGACCGTGCGGTTACGCTACTACCCCGAGTTGACCAACTCTGGTATAAATACGTCTACCTCGAAGAACTCCTTCAGAACGTACCTGGGGCACGACAAGTATTTGAAAGATGGATGCAGTGGGAGCCGGATGACAAGGCATGGCAAGCTTACATCAAGATGGAAGAAAGGTATGGGGAGTCGGACCGTGCGAGTGCGATTTATGAGAGATGGGTCGCTATAAGACCCGAACCGAGGGTTTGGGTGAAGTGGGGGAAGTTTGAGGAGGACCGACAAAAACTAGATAAGGCGAGAGAGGTGTTTCAAACTGCGCTCGAGTTCTTTGGGGacgatgaacaacagatcgaGAAAGCTCAAGCTGTTTTTAGTGCGTTCGCGAAAATGGAGACCAGGTTGAAGGAGTATGAGCGTGCTCGTGTCATCTATAAGGTACGCCCTCCATTCCCTCAACTTGTGATTGGTCGATTGAGACATTTTCAGTTCGCACTCGAACGCATACCTCGCTCAAAATCAGCTGGGTTGTATGCTTCGTATACAAAATTCGAGAAGCAACATGGGACGCGGACGTCTTTGGAGACCACTGTGCTCGGAAAACGAAGAATTCAATACGAGGAAGAGTTGTCTCATGACCGTCGTAATTACGATGTCTGGTTCGATTTTGCTCGACTTGAGGAAGGTGCCTATCGTGATGTAAAGGAGGAAGGTGCTACGGCCAATGAAGAGGAGGCTGCTGTAGGCCGAGTAAGGGAGGTATATGAGCAAGCTGTCGCCCAAGTACCACCAGGGAATGAGAAACGACATTGGAGACGGTACATATTTTTATGGCTTGATTATGCTCTCTTCGAGGAAATTGAAACAAAGGTCAGTGGAGCACTTATCTCATGTCCTTGCCCTTATCCAACGCGTCTTCTTGTCTAGGATTACGAGCGAGCCCGACAAATCTACCAAACCGCTGTCCAGCTAGTTCCTCATAAAGTTTTCACCTTCGCCAAACTATGGCTGAACTACGCCAAATTTGAGGTACGAAGATTGAATCTTCAAGCCGCACGGAAGTTGCTCGGTGCGTCAATTGGGATGTGCCCGAAGGAAAAGTTGTTCAAAGGCTACATCGAGCTCGAAGTTGACGTACGTCTAGTTGTGCACTCCCTACTCCTTATCGCTAACTCACGTGAATCACCAGCTAAGGGAGTTTAGCAACGCACGGACGTTGTATCAAAAGTATTTAGAGTTCGATCCATCAAACTCGTCCGTGTGGATCAAGTTCGCCGAACTAGAGTCTCAGTTACAAGACTTTGCACGAACACGCGCGATATTCGAACTGGGGGTATCTCAATCACCGTTGTCCATGCCAGAAATCCTTTGGAAAGCCTATATTGATTTCGaggtggaggaaggagaacgaGAGGCAGCGAGAGCGTTGTATGAACGGTTAATAGCGTTGAGCGGGCACGTCAAGGTCTGGATATCCTATGCGTTATTTGAGGCGGAACCCATTCCTTTACCGAGAGCTGttcgggaggaggaggaagaggaggatgaagaggcaGAGCGGAGGATGGTGGCAGGAGACCCTGGCCTTGCTAGACAGTTGTTTGATAGGGCATATAAGGATTTAAAGAACAAGGGGTTCAAGAGCGAGGTTAGTATCGCCGTTTTAGTTTATCAGGACTTTTATTAACTCAGAATTTTTCTCGAAACAGCGTGTAGCCCTTCTCGAAGTTTGGAAGACATTTGAACAAGAACACGGTAGTGCTGACGATGTGGTGAAGATAGAGGGTATGATGCCTGTTGTTAGTAAGAAGCGGAAGGTAGATCAAGAAACTGGTCAGACAGTTGAAGGTCAGTATCTTCTGACATGGTTTGTGCCATATACTAAATCTCTTCAGATTGGGACCTTGTTTTCCCCGACGATGAGAGAGAATCGAATCCAGCGTCTTTCAAACTCCTCCAGATGGCTCATGCATGGAAAAATGCCCAGAAGAGCGGGAGCGCGTCAAAGCCTTCCGAGTTCTTGTCGTCTCTATCGTCGTCTACTCAAGCTCAGAGTAGCAGCAAGGACGCAAATTCAAAAAATGACGGTAGCGATGGGGCTAGTTCAAGTGGAggcgacgaggacgaggacgaaaGGATGGTGGATTGATTGGACTTCGTCGATATATCTGCTCCGATTCCGTGTAATTGTAAACTCCACCAGAGGTGTTACGCCTGTTGCAGCATTTGAACAGGGGGAAATACTGTACAATTTTTGCTCATGGTCTAGTCCTAAGAGTACATCCGTCCGCGATACCAAGTTCAATGATTACCAGGGCGTTCCAACAGGGAACACCATCGGTCCATAAACCTCAGCACGTTTTTCTTTGCCGCAGAGAAGCTCCACTAGGGTCAGGGCGAAAGGAAATGTGGTCCCGGGTCCACGACTAGAAGGGTTGAGGTATATCAGGGTAATCACCACAAAATAGAGGTACGCACGTAGTAATGAGATTTCCAGAAATAACAACAGCGTCTTCGGAGTACTCGAAATCTGGTGACGACCTATGAGGGTCGAACTATTCCATGACGGAGTGAGTTTAGAACGCACTGTCGACAAGTTTTGATTTAACAGAAGGATGAGATGTCAAAGGCTGCTTAGGAAGATCGGAGGTAAGGGCAGAAAGACTCCCTTGAGAAGACATAATAAATGTCGGTAAATGTTGACCACGGATGGAGAACTAGAATACCTGCACAGATCATCCCCACTAGTTTCTTTTGGGCCAAGAAATCTCGAACTAGGGTCTGCACTTGTGAATTTTGTGACATTGTCTCTGCTCCTTTAGCACCTCCGGGGATGACCATGACGTCGAACTTGTCCTAGGAAGCATATGCAGATAAATTAAACTCAGTCCCGTAGACCTTGACGGAGAGACTTGCAGGACCACATTGACTAGCGTCGAAGTACGCATCGGGCATGATGTTGATACCTCTGGATCCTTTGACTATGGGAGGGCTCGAAGAGCCTGCAAACTCGGAGAATTTCGGCTCTGGAATAAAGACAGAACGACACTGAACGCCTGCCCGAACGAGTGTGTCGTATGTGATCGTGCTAGAGTCGGATCTGGGTAAGTTGTGGGTCAGAACGGGGAATATCGTAGAGCACACAATTCCATTTCTTCAGTTCCATCGGCGATGAGAATCATTGCAGAAGGCATAGTGGAATATTTGAGGAGAGCAAATGGGTTAGCTGACCCGTGACAACTTTGTGCATGATAATGACCGCGGCGTCACGTGTCCTATCGCATACCTAGGACCGTTGCTTGCTGCCTACGATGATCTAGACTGAACGACCAGGGTTACATGAAGAGGGAGATAATACTCTTTGTAGAGGAAAGGTCAGTCGTCATCCACTCCCTGTTTGCTCGACTTAGTTAATATCTATTTCTATTCAAAGTTACGGCACCGAGGTTCGAGCTCGCGGATTCTTCACTTTAACAGAAGTCGAGTAGAACGAGTGTGGGAGAATAGCTGAGGCTACGAGATGCTATTTGCCATGCGGGATGGTGgctgtttctgttttaccTGCAAAGTCGTTGAAAAATGTAGACTCAATGAATCCAGAGTGGTTGCCAACGGACGGTCAGTTCTTCCCCGCTCGACCCTATTGTACGTGCTCTTAGCGCACTCGAGTATCAGGCCAATCGAACACCCTCGTAAAACGGGTAACTATGCGCCAATTCTACTTATCGTCCCGCTTTCCAATGGGAAGTTGGATACGGTTTGCACTCAACAGAGTTGCCTTCCTTTGCATCGAATCATTACCATCAGTAAAATCGCTAAAAAGTGTTTTCAGAGCCATCCTATGATATTCAAAAGTGCACGAATTTGCCGACCGAACCACAATGACCTGTCCTGCAGTGAAAGTACCATCTAAAAATACTTCAACAGAAGACCCGCCTTTGAATGAGGAATTCCTGTACGCGTCACGTAAGTCTCCATATTTACATAACAATTGGATTGTGAATTGAAAGTACCGAACCATCCACTGGCAGAGTCTTTATTCCGCAGATGAACATGCTATGGATTCGTCGCCGGGCCGGTCCGAAGGCCGAATTCACTCCTTATCTTCATGATGCGGAAACCAATGCAAGATCCTACGACGGACTCATGCAAGCTTCGTAGTTGGTGTGTATTACGATCCAGTCTCCACCATGATCTTCTAGGAAACTGTACTCCAATACTCGGTATTGAGTCGCCCTACGAAGTAAATCCGGAGCTTCATGTTCTATATAACGCGACTCCTCAGCGCTGGCCGGCAATGATCGAATATAGTCAACTTGGTCTAGGTATACCGGGTGTCTGGGAACGGTCAGGAAAGCCAATGACCCTTGATAACCGCTGGAATTCATTTAAAGAATCATACGGGTCTATAAGCACAATGTCCTGATGTTTTCCGAGCTTCCGACTCTTTGGTTCGGTATATAAGTGATCTAGCCAACACGTATTCTTCCAACTTTCGAACCGCTCCTTCACTTCACATTCCCATTCTTTTCTAGCTCTGCTATGCAATTGCTGTCGTTCATTCCACTGGTCCTTGTAGCAGCTTCGTTTGCAGCCCCCGCAAAGCCTGAGAACGATTTCGCTTGCTGCAAAAACGTCTCCTTAGACGACCTTTCAGGCCTTCCAGCACCTCAACAACCCGTCCGCTTCCTCCTTCTCGGTGTGGGGACGCAAAACTATACCTGCTCGAGCGCAGGTACCTTTTCGTGGGTCCGTTCGCAATCTTATTCGGATAAATCTTGACAATGGCACGTCCCATTCTCTAGCTCGG
Coding sequences:
- the CLF1 gene encoding NineTeen Complex (NTC) component; protein product: MDGRAPRIKNRAPAAIQVTAEQLLREAQERQEGAFRAPRQRVEDFEELHEYRGRKRKEFEERIRRTRGSIKEWLQYANWEASQNEFARSRSVYERALDVDPRSIQLWLSYCEMELKSRNVQHARNLFDRAVTLLPRVDQLWYKYVYLEELLQNVPGARQVFERWMQWEPDDKAWQAYIKMEERYGESDRASAIYERWVAIRPEPRVWVKWGKFEEDRQKLDKAREVFQTALEFFGDDEQQIEKAQAVFSAFAKMETRLKEYERARVIYKFALERIPRSKSAGLYASYTKFEKQHGTRTSLETTVLGKRRIQYEEELSHDRRNYDVWFDFARLEEGAYRDVKEEGATANEEEAAVGRVREVYEQAVAQVPPGNEKRHWRRYIFLWLDYALFEEIETKDYERARQIYQTAVQLVPHKVFTFAKLWLNYAKFEVRRLNLQAARKLLGASIGMCPKEKLFKGYIELEVDLREFSNARTLYQKYLEFDPSNSSVWIKFAELESQLQDFARTRAIFELGVSQSPLSMPEILWKAYIDFEVEEGEREAARALYERLIALSGHVKVWISYALFEAEPIPLPRAVREEEEEEDEEAERRMVAGDPGLARQLFDRAYKDLKNKGFKSERVALLEVWKTFEQEHGSADDVVKIEGMMPVVSKKRKVDQETGQTVEDWDLVFPDDERESNPASFKLLQMAHAWKNAQKSGSASKPSEFLSSLSSSTQAQSSSKDANSKNDGSDGASSSGGDEDEDERMVD
- a CDS encoding uncharacterized protein (MEROPS:MER0010992), whose translation is MPSAMILIADGTEEMEFTITYDTLVRAGVQCRSVFIPEPKFSEFAGSSSPPIVKGSRGINIMPDAYFDASQCGPDKFDVMVIPGGAKGAETMSQNSQVQTLVRDFLAQKKLVGMICAGSLSALTSDLPKQPLTSHPSVKSKLVDNFEYSEDAVVISGNLITTRGPGTTFPFALTLVELLCGKEKRAEVYGPMVFPVGTPW
- a CDS encoding uncharacterized protein (MEROPS:MER0010992); translation: MPSAMILIADGTEEMEFTITYDTLVRAGVQCRSVFIPEPKFSEFAGSSSPPIVKGSRGINIMPDAYFDASQCGPDKFDVMVIPGGAKGAETMSQNSQVQTLVRDFLAQKKLVGMICAGSLSALTSDLPKQPLTSHPSVKSKLVDNFEYSEDAVVISGNLITTCVPLFCGDYPDIPQPF